In Aedes albopictus strain Foshan chromosome 3, AalbF5, whole genome shotgun sequence, the following are encoded in one genomic region:
- the LOC134290249 gene encoding putative uncharacterized protein DDB_G0277255: MDNLRSHSSGSNNTSNSISSSNNNNSNSNSSGSNSSSNNNTNNGNSAIASVHTSSFTRIRSTTRSTMAKATAVRVSTGKKFSQLLIITPAVAIDNNNDGGYNGPFTSHDSGCGSSGAGSDASLDESDGGNPERIRSAAGDRKNNNDKSNRLKLLPKAARQHIVTKVSSVSMGGCGGGGGGGRDGSATQSWRWCSIICSAVRCFRAATHTRQHFGTIHYTANAGTVDADLGPGERSSVRNPLTSGRIGSGGRSSSRFSSSHIYEYTIKSYRSSPNDHDLINNNSGNHSGGGGDSTDRSNIMYKL, encoded by the exons ATGGACAATCTCCGCAGTCA CAGCAGTGGTAGCAACAACACCAGCAACAGCATTagtagcagcaacaacaacaatagcAATAGTAACAGCAgcggcagcaacagcagcagcaacaacaacaccaACAATGGGAACAGTGCAATTGCCAGTGTGCACACTTCGAGTTTTACGCGAATTCGATCGACGACCCGTTCAACAATGGCCAAAGCCACGGCGGTGCGGGTTTCGACCggaaaaaagttcagtcaactgttGATCATCACCCCGGCGGTGGCCATCGACAACAACAATGACGGGGGCTACAATGGACCATTCACTTCGCACGACAGTGGCTGCGGCAGCAGCGGGGCCGGCAGTGATGCCAGCCTGGACGAAAGCGACGGAGGCAATCCGGAACGAATCCGCAGTGCCGCCGGTGATAGGAAGAACAACAACGATAAATCGAATCGGTTGAAGCTTCTGCCGAAGGCGGCCCGACAGCATATCGTTACCAAGGTGTCGTCGGTATCCATGGGTGGatgcggcggcggtggtggtggcggaAGAGATGGCAGTGCTACGCAATCGTGGAGATGGTGCTCGATCATTTGTTCGGCGGTAAGATGTTTCAGGGCAGCTACCCATACGCGGCAGCATTTCGGAACTATTCATTATACGGCCAATGCGGGCACAGTCGATGCCGATTTGGGACCCGGAGAGAGGAGTTCGGTGAGGAATCCTCTGACTAGTGGTCGAATCGGGTCGGGAGGGAGGTCTTCGTCCCGATTTAGTAGCAGTCATATCTACGAATACACTATCAAGAGTTATCGGTCCAGTCCGAACGATCACGACCTTATCAATAACAATAGCGGCAACCATTCCGGGGGTGGCGGTGACTCGACCGATCGAAGCAACATTATGTACAAGTTGTGA